CGCGATGAGCAGCAGCGCGAGCGCGATGGCGGTGGCGACCCCGCCGATGCCGAGCAGCTGCGCGAGGGCGAGCCCCGGCAGCAGCTGCCGCGCGCGCACGGGCAGCAGGGCGAAGCGCTCGGGGGCGAGCGACTCGTCGGTGCTCGACAGCAGCGCCCCGACGGCCCAGCCGACGACGGCGACGCTCGTGACGAGCACGAGCACGAGCGGCGCGACGCCCTCGGGCGCGAGTCGCAGCCCGACGGCGCCGACGGCGACGAGCCCGAGCATCCACAGGGCGCCGAGCGCGCCGAAGACGAGCCCCACGATGTGCCACGGGCTGCGCGTCAGCGACCGCCCGAGCTGCTTGAGGCGCAGGCCTACGAGGAGCGCAGCCACGAGAGCGTCCCCTCTCCGAGCTCGTGCACGCCGACGAGCTGCAGGAAGCGCTGCTGCAGGGACTCGCCCGCGCGCACCTCGTCGAGGGTGCCGTCGGCGAGGATGCGGCCCTCGGCGACGATCGCGACGCGGTCGCAGAGCGACTCGACGAGCTCCATGACGTGGCTCGACAGCACGACGGTGCCGCCCGAGCCGACGAAGCCGCGCAGGATCGAGCGGATCGCCTCGCCCGACACGGGGTCGACGGCCTCGAACGGCTCGTCGAGCACGAGGAGGCGCGGTGCGTGGATGAGCGCGCAGGCGAGGCCGATCTTCTTGCGCATGCCCGCCGAGTAGTCGACGACGAGCGTCGAGCCGGCCTCGTCGAGGCCGAGGGCGGCGAGCAGCTCGCCGGCGCGGGCGGTCACGTCGGCCTCGGCCATGCCGCGCAGCAGCCCCGTGTAGCGCAGCAGCTCGGCGCCGGTGAGGCGGTCGAACATGCGCACGCCGTCGGGCAGCACGCCCATGCGCGCCTTCGCCGCGGCGGGATCGCGCCACACGTCGACGCCGAGCACGTGCGCCGTGCCGCCGTCGGGTCGCAGCAGCCCCGTCGCCATCGACAGCGTCGTCGTCTTGCCGGCGCCGTTGGGGCCGAGGAGGCCGAGCATCGAGCCGGCGGGCACGTCGAGCGACAGCCCGCCGACGGCCACCTTCGGCCCGAATCGCTTGTGCAGGGATCGCAGGGACAGCACGGGATCGGTCATGCATCCATCCCACCAGCGACACCCTGGACGCGTCATCCGTCGCCAGGGGGATGCCGAGCGACGGAGGCGACCGCCCTAGTGCAGCGCCGCGTTGAGCGCGACGCCCGCGCCGGTGCGGGGGAGCACCTCGACGGCGCCCGTGACCGAGTTGCGGCGGAAGAGCAGGCCGGGCACGCCCGAGAGCTTCGCCGCCTTCACCTGCTCGTCGGCGCCATCCGGGCCCGTGCCCAGCACCGTGACCTTCGTGCCCGCCGTGACGTAGAGGCCGGCCTCGACGATCGAGTCGTCGCCGATCGAGATGCCGACGCCCGCGTTCGCGCCGAGCAGCACGCGCTCGCCGATCGTCACCCGCTCGGTGCCGCCGCCCGAGAGCGTGCCCATGATGGATGCGCCGCCGCCCACGTCGGAGCCGTCGCCCACGACGACGCCCTGCGAGATGCGGCCCTCGACCATCGAGGTGCCGAGCGTGCCGGCGTTGTAGTTCACGAAGCCCTCGTGCATCACGACGGTGCCCGGTGCGAGGTGAGCGCCGAGGCGCACGCGCGACGCGTCGCCGATGCGCACGCCCTCGGGCAGCACGTAGTCGGTCATGCGGGGGAAGCGGTCGACGAGCTGCACCTGCACGCCCGCGGCGCGCAGCGCCGGCACGTTCGCGCGGGCGTGCTCGGGCGTCGTGGGGCCGTGCGTCGTCCACGCGACGACCGGCAGCAGGCCGAAGACGCCGTCGAGCACGATCGTGTTCGGCTGCACGAGGCGGTGGCTCAGCAGGTGGAGGCGCAGGTGCACGTCGAGCGCGTCGACCGGGGTGGCGTCGAGGTCGATCTCGGTCGTCACGACGCGGCGCTCGACGCCGAGCGCGGCGACGGGGCCGGCGTGCTCGTCGAGCGAGCGTGCGGCGAGCCAGCGGGCGTCGCCCTCCGGGGCCGCTCCGAGGGCGGGTGCGGGGAACCAGGCGTCGAGCAGCTGGTCGCCTGCGAACGTCGCGAGGGCATGGCCGTGGGCGAGGCGGGTCATGCCCTCCAGCCTAGGCTGGGAGCCATGGCTGCCCTGACGCTCG
The sequence above is a segment of the Agrococcus jejuensis genome. Coding sequences within it:
- a CDS encoding ABC transporter ATP-binding protein gives rise to the protein MTDPVLSLRSLHKRFGPKVAVGGLSLDVPAGSMLGLLGPNGAGKTTTLSMATGLLRPDGGTAHVLGVDVWRDPAAAKARMGVLPDGVRMFDRLTGAELLRYTGLLRGMAEADVTARAGELLAALGLDEAGSTLVVDYSAGMRKKIGLACALIHAPRLLVLDEPFEAVDPVSGEAIRSILRGFVGSGGTVVLSSHVMELVESLCDRVAIVAEGRILADGTLDEVRAGESLQQRFLQLVGVHELGEGTLSWLRSS
- a CDS encoding DapH/DapD/GlmU-related protein, encoding MTRLAHGHALATFAGDQLLDAWFPAPALGAAPEGDARWLAARSLDEHAGPVAALGVERRVVTTEIDLDATPVDALDVHLRLHLLSHRLVQPNTIVLDGVFGLLPVVAWTTHGPTTPEHARANVPALRAAGVQVQLVDRFPRMTDYVLPEGVRIGDASRVRLGAHLAPGTVVMHEGFVNYNAGTLGTSMVEGRISQGVVVGDGSDVGGGASIMGTLSGGGTERVTIGERVLLGANAGVGISIGDDSIVEAGLYVTAGTKVTVLGTGPDGADEQVKAAKLSGVPGLLFRRNSVTGAVEVLPRTGAGVALNAALH